A DNA window from Camelina sativa cultivar DH55 chromosome 13, Cs, whole genome shotgun sequence contains the following coding sequences:
- the LOC104737087 gene encoding GDSL esterase/lipase At5g08460-like, which yields MSIKLLVLVFSLLIIFTRPKLIADHHLSPSISPFYPSIPPFLPPSPSLRAKSPVVKPSLPFVPALFVFGDSSVDCGTNNFLGTLARADRLPYGRDFDTHQPTGRFCNGRIPVDFIADRLGLPFVPSYLGQTGTVEDMFQGVNYASAGAGIILSSGSELGQRVSFAMQVEQFVDTFQQMILSIGEEVSERLVSNSVFYISIGVNDYIHFYIRNISNVQNLYTPWNFNQFLASNMRQELKTLYNVKVRRMVVMGLPPIGCAPYYLWKYRSQNGECAEEVNSMIMESNFVMRYTVDKLNRELPGASIIYCDVFQSAMDILRNHQLYGFNETTDACCGLGRYKGWLPCISPEMACPDASGHLWWDQFHPTDAVNAILADNVWNSRHVDMCYPTNLETMLHHA from the exons ATGTCGATCAAGCTTCTCGTTCTTGTGTTCTCTCTTCTGATAATCTTCACGAGACCCAAATTGATCGCCGATCATCACTTGTCTCCGAGTATCTCGCCGTTTTATCCTTCGATTCCGCCGTTTCTACCTCCGTCGCCGTCGCTAAGAGCCAAATCTCCGGTGGTGAAGCCGTCTTTGCCTTTTGTACCGGCGTTGTTCGTGTTCGGCGATTCCTCTGTTGATTGCGGAACCAATAACTTTCTTGGGACCTTGGCGAGAGCAGATCGTCTTCCTTACGGTAGAGATTTTGATACGCATCAGCCGACGGGGAGGTTTTGCAATGGAAGGATCCCAGTTGATTTCATAG CTGATCGTCTAGGTTTACCATTCGTTCCTAGCTATCTTGGACAAACTGGGACAGTTGAAGACATGTTTCAAGGTGTAAACTATGCATCAGCTGGTGCTGGAATCATCTTATCTAGTGGATCCGAACTG GGCCAGCGGGTTTCGTTTGCAATGCAGGTTGAGCAGTTCGTTGATACATTCCAGCAGATGATACTGAGTATTGGGGAGGAAGTTTCGGAGCGTTTGGTCTCAAACTCCGTTTTCTACATATCGATTGGAGTGAATGATTACATACATTTCTATATCAGGAACATCTCCAATGTGCAGAATCTCTATACTCCTTGGAATTTTAATCAGTTCTTGGCTTCCAATATGAGACAGGAACTCAAG aCTTTGTACAATGTCAAGGTGAGGAGGATGGTGGTGATGGGTTTGCCACCCATTGGCTGTGCACCATACTACCTGTGGAAATACAGGAGCCAGAACGGAGAATGTGCAGAAGAAGTGAACAGCATGATCATGGAATCCAACTTTGTCATGAGATACACTGTAGATAAGCTCAACCGTGAGCTTCCTGGCGCTTCCATTATCTACTGCGACGTGTTCCAAAGCGCTATGGACATCCTCAGGAACCACCAACTCTACG GTTTTAATGAGACGACAGATGCGTGTTGTGGATTAGGGAGGTACAAGGGATGGCTTCCGTGCATCTCGCCGGAGATGGCTTGCCCCGACGCCTCAGGTCACCTCTGGTGGGACCAGTTTCATCCAACAGACGCCGTTAACGCCATCCTCGCCGACAATGTATGGAATAGTCGCCACGTGGACATGTGTTACCCTACTAACTTAGAAACTATGCTTCATCATGCTTAG
- the LOC104737086 gene encoding GDSL esterase/lipase At4g10955 yields MMICERDDFSLTGPLHLTSIDWANEHHRRSVAASLVQGIYVAERDRQLQRIGPDLALSPIWSEFFHFRLLRKLVDDADNSIFGGIYEYKPPQPPSHTVKSMEMSPRFVIAFRGTVTKADSISRDIELDIHVIRNGLHTTTRFEIAIQAVRNIVASVGSGSNVWLAGHSLGASMALLTGKTTARTGVFPECFAFNPPFLSAPIERIKDKRIKHGIRIAGSVITAGLALAKKATQQYNQNHRALPAPPDPFATLSDWFPRLYVNPGDHLCSEYIGYFEHRNKMEEIGIGFVERVATQHSLGGMLLGGQEPIHLMPSSVLTVNLTSSRDFKQAHGIHQWWGEDQNFETKVYQYN; encoded by the exons atGATGATTTGTGAGAGAGATGACTTCAGTCTCACTGGGCCATTACACCTAACATCTATAGATTG GGCTAATGAACATCATCGACGATCTGTAGCTGCTTCATTGGTTCAAGGAATCTATGTAGCTGAGCGTGACCGTCAGCTACAAAGGATAGGTCCTGATTTAGCTCTATCTCCAATATGGTCTGAGTTTTTCCATTTCCGCCTTCTTCGGAAGCTTGTGGATGATGCTGATAACTCCATATTCGGAGGTATCTATGAGTATAAACCACCGCAACCTCCCTCTCATACTGTCAAATCCATGGAAATGAGTCCCCGTTTTGTGATTGCCTTCAGAGGAACAGTTACAAAAGCGGACTCTATTTCCCGTGACATCGAGTTAGACATTCATGTTATCAGAAACGGGCTTCACACGACGACAAGGTTTGAGATAGCTATCCAAGCAGTGAGAAACATAGTTGCTTCGGTTGGTAGTGGTTCTAATGTGTGGCTTGCTGGTCATTCTCTTGGTGCATCCATGGCATTGCTTACCGGGAAAACAACAGCTCGAACCGGAGTTTTTCCTGAGTGTTTCGCTTTCAATCCACCGTTTTTGTCAGCCCCTATCGAAAGAATCAAGGATAAGAGGATCAAACACGGGATACGCATCGCAG GCAGTGTGATCACAGCTGGACTAGCTCTAGCCAAAAAAGCCACTCAGCAATACAACCAAAACCACCGTGCATTACCCGCACCACCCGACCCATTTGCCACCTTATCTGACTGGTTCCCGCGGCTGTACGTCAACCCTGGAGACCACTTGTGCTCAGAGTACATCGGTTACTTCGAGCACCGGAACAAGATGGAAGAAATAGGAATCGGGTTTGTTGAGCGGGTAGCTACGCAGCACTCGTTGGGAGGTATGCTGTTAGGAGGACAAGAGCCAATACATCTGATGCCCTCTTCGGTTTTAACTGTGAACTTAACCTCGtcaagagactttaaacaagctcatgGGATTCATCAGTGGTGGGGAGAAGATCAGAACTTTGAAACCAAAGTATACCAATACAATTGA
- the LOC104737088 gene encoding UDP-glucose 4-epimerase 5, with the protein MAKNVLVTGGAGYIGSHTVLQLLLGGYSAVVVDNLDNSSAVSLERVKKLAAEHGERLSFHQVDLRDRPALEKIFSETKFDAVIHFAGLKAVGESVEKPLLYYNNNLVGTITLLEVMAQHGCKNLVFSSSATVYGSPKEVPCTEEFPISALNPYGRTKLFIEEICRDVYGSDPEWKIILLRYFNPVGAHPSGEIGEDPLGIPNNLMPFVQQVAVGRRPHLTVFGNDYNTKDGTGVRDYIHVIDLADGHIAALRKLEDCKIGCEVYNLGTGSGTSVLEMVDAFEKASGKKIPLVIAGRRAGDAEVVYASTERAESELNWKAKYGIEEMCRDLWNWASNNPYGYDSSSEDTSH; encoded by the exons ATGGCTAAGAACGTTTTAGTAACCGGTGGTGCTGGATACATCGGTAGTCACACGGTGCTTCAACTTCTTCTAGGTGGTTACTCTGCCGTGGTCGTTGATAATCTCGACAATTCCTCCGCCGTCTCTCTCGAGCGTGTTAAAAAACTCGCCGCTGAACACGGCGAACGCCTCTCCTTCCACCAG GTGGATCTTAGGGACAGACCTGCCCTTGAGAAGATATTCTCAGAAACAAA GTTTGATGCAGTGATACACTTTGCTGGACTTAAAGCAGTTGGTGAGAGTGTTGAGAAGCCTTTGCTCTATTATAATAATAACCTTGTTGGGACTATCACTCTTTTGGAAGTTATGGCTCAACATGGCtgcaaaaat CTTGTGTTTTCATCATCAGCAACTGTGTATGGCTCTCCAAAAGAAGTTCCTTGTACAGAGGAGTTTCCTATTTCTGCATTGAATCCATATGGACGAACAAAg CTATTCATTGAGGAGATCTGCCGTGATGTATACGGTTCTGACCCGGAATGGAAGATTATATTGCTTAGGTATTTCAATCCTGTTGGTGCACATCCTAGTGGTGAAATTGGTGAAGATCCTCTCGGTATTCCAAACAATCTCATGCCTTTTGTTCAGCAAGTCGCTGTTGGCAGGAGACCTCATCTCACTGTTTTTGGAAATGACTACAATACAAAAGATGGAACAGGG GTTCGAGATTACATTCATGTTATTGATTTAGCTGATGGACACATTGCGGCTCTACGTAAGCTAGAAGATTGCAAAATCG GTTGTGAAGTGTACAATCTCGGAACAGGAAGTGGAACATCTGTTCTTGAAATGGTTGATGCTTTTGAGAAAGCGTCCGGAAAG AAAATCCCACTTGTGATTGCTGGACGTCGTGCAGGAGATGCTGAAGTTGTTTACGCCTCAACGGAAAGAGCAGAAAGTGAACTGAATTGGAA GGCCAAGTATGGAATCGAGGAAATGTGTAGAGATTTGTGGAACTGGGCTAGTAATAATCCTTATGgatatgattcttcttctgaagACACCTCTcattaa